The proteins below come from a single Aegilops tauschii subsp. strangulata cultivar AL8/78 chromosome 6, Aet v6.0, whole genome shotgun sequence genomic window:
- the LOC109778109 gene encoding cullin-3A encodes MSGGGPPRKRNFKIEAFKHRVELDPKYAERTWKVLEHAIHEIYNHNASGLSFEELYRSAYNMVLHKYGEKLYNGLESTMTWRLKEISKSIEAAQGGLFLEELNAKWMDHNKALQMIRDILMYMDRTYVPTSHRTPVHELGLNLWRDHIIHYPMIHGRLLDTLLDLIHRERMGEVINRGLMRSITKMLMDLGPAVYQDDFEKPFLEVSASFYSGESQEFIECCDCGNYLKKAERRLNEEMERVSHYLDAGSEAKITSVVEKEMIANHMHRLVHMENSGLVNMLIDDKYEDLGRMYTLFRRVPDGLSTIRDMMTSYLRETGKHLVTDPERLKDPVEFVQCLLNEKDKHDKIINVAFGNDKTFQNALNSSFEFFINLNNRSPEFISLYVDDKLRKGLKGATEEDVEGILDKVMMLFRYLQEKDVFEKYYKQHLAKRLLSGKTVSDDAERSMIVKLKTECGYQFTSKLEGMFTDMKTSQDTMQDFYAKKSEELGDGPTLDVHILTTGSWPTQPSPPCSLPPEILAVCEKFRGYYLGTHSGRRLTWQTNMGTADIKATFGKSQKHELNVSTYQMCVLMLFNTSDGLSYKDIEQATEIPSTDLKRCLQSLACVKGKNVLRKEPMSKDISEDDTFYFNDKFTSKLVKVKIGTVVAAKESEPEKQETRQRVEEDRKPQIEAAIVRIMKSRRVLDHNSIVSEVTKQLQARFLPNPVIIKKRIESLIEREFLERDKADRKLYRYLA; translated from the exons ATGAGCGGCGGAGGCCCGCCCAGGAAGCGCAACTTCAAGATCGAGGCGTTCAAGCACCGGGTGGAGCTCGACCCCAAGTACGCGGAGCGGACATGGAAGGTCCTCGAGCACGCCATCCACGAGATCTACAACCACAACGCCAGCGGCCTCTCCTTCGAGGAGCTCTACAG GAGTGCCTACAACATGGTGCTTCACAAGTATGGCGAGAAGCTCTATAATGGCCTTGAGAGCACTATGACATGGCGTTTGAAGGAAATATCAAAATCAATAGAGGCTGCACAGGGTGGTTTGTTTTTGGAAGAGCTGAATGCGAAGTGGATGGATCACAACAAGGCATTGCAGATGATCAGGGATATTCTAATGTACATGGATCGGACTTATGTCCCGACATCCCATAGGACACCTGTTCATGAGCTTGGTCTGAATTTGTGGAGGGATCATATAATTCACTACCCAATGATCCATGGTCGGCTGCTTGACACCCTTCTAGATCTTATTCACAGAGAAAGAATGGGTGAAGTGATCAATAGAGGCCTGATGAGGAGCATTACAAAGATGTTAATGGATCTTGGTCCTGCTGTGTACCAAGATGATTTTGAGAAACCATTTTTGGAAGTTTCCGCTAGCTTCTACAGTGGGGAATCTCAAGAGTTCATCGAGTGTTGTGATTGTGGTAACTACCTTAAGAAGGCTGAGAGGCGGCTCAATGAGGAAATGGAGCGTGTCTCACACTACTTGGATGCTGGCAGTGAGGCAAAGATAACTAGCGTGGTGGAGAAAGAGATGATAGCCAATCACATGCATAGATTGGTCCACATGGAAAACTCTGGCCTTGTTAACATGCTTATAGATGACAAATATGAAGATTTGGGTAGGATGTACACCTTATTCCGAAGGGTTCCTGATGGTCTATCAACAATCAGAGATATGATGACTTCATACCTGAGGGAAACAGGGAAGCACTTGGTGACAGATCCGGAGAGATTGAAAGACCCAGTGGAATTTGTTCAGTGCTTGTTAAATGAGAAGGATAAGCATGATAAGATCATCAATGTTGCTTTTGGCAATGATAAAACCTTCCAAAATGCTCTGAATTCATCCtttgagttcttcatcaacttaAACAACAGGTCACCTGAATTCATATCACTGTATGTTGATGACAAACTCCGGAAAGGACTGAAAGGGGCAACAGAAGAGGATGTGGAGGGTATACTGGACAAAGTCATGATGCTGTTTCGGTACCTTCAGGAGAAGGATGTGTTTGAGAAGTACTATAAGCAGCATTTGGCAAAAAGGCTTCTGTCTGGCAAAACTGTTTCTGATGATGCTGAGAGGAGTATGATAGTCAAACTCAAGACGGAATGTGGGTACCAGTTCACCTCCAAATTAGAGGGCATGTTCACTGACATGAAGACATCTCAGGACACCATGCAGGATTTCTATGCCAAGAAATCCGAAGAACTTGGTGATGGTCCTACACTTGATGTCCACATCCTCACAACTGGCTCTTGGCCAACACAACCCAGCCCTCCCTGCAGCCTTCCACCTGAAATCCTTGCAGTATGTGAGAAATTCCGTGGATATTATCTTGGAACTCACAGTGGGCGGAGGTTAACATGGCAAACAAATATGGGAACAGCTGATATAAAGGCCACTTTTGGGAAAAGCCAGAAGCATGAGCTGAATGTATCCACTTACCAGATGTGTGTTCTGATGTTGTTTAACACTTCTGATGGACTTAGCTACAAAGACATCGAGCAAGCTACTGAGATACCTTCCACAGACCTAAAGAGATGTCTCCAGTCTCTTGCTTGTGTCAAGGGGAAGAATGTTCTCCGTAAAGAGCCCATGAGCAAGGACATATCAGAGGATGACACATTCTACTTCAATGACAAGTTCACAAGCAAGCTTGTTAAGGTGAAGATCGGGACAGTGGTGGCGGCAAAGGAATCTGAGCCAGAGAAGCAGGAGACCCGCCAGCGAGTTGAGGAGGACAGGAAACCTCAGATTGAGGCTGCCATCGTCAGGATCATGAAATCTAGGAGGGTCTTGGATCATAACAGTATTGTATCTGAGGTTACCAAGCAATTGCAAGCACGGTTCTTGCCGAACCCTGTTATCATAAAGAAACGCATAGAATCTCTGATCGAGCGTGAATTCTTAGAGAGGGACAAAGCAGATAGAAAATTATACCGCTATCTTGCATAA